In the Verrucomicrobiia bacterium genome, one interval contains:
- a CDS encoding CotH kinase family protein, whose protein sequence is MPPPSPPPSRHGRPWPRRPGSWMILAGLGLLLGFCAAEGQPVKTNTPAISATNRPPAFQPPPRRPPQLKPGEELFTTNRGVLHLRLQLEPSALESLRRDPRRYVRAQLFDGDIHYRDVAVHLKGAAGSFRHVDDKPALTISLDRFTRNQSFYGLSKIHLNNSVQDPSYMAEYICGVMFRAADVPAPRVAHAVVEMNGRKLGLYVLKEGFTKEFLSLHFRDPSGNLYDGGFVKDITDPLEKDCGNGPDDHSDLKALAAAAQEKDLDRRWERLCRVLDMERFMNYMAIENMTWDWDGYPMNRNNYRIYSDPTSGRMVFLPHGTDQMFSQPEGPLLSPLQGMLALAVMRTGEGRRLYRQQYYEKYQRVYHAADLTNQLWHLEQRIKKTIPKDYAHLARDLAGPAQDLRRRIMERARSIERQLKEPPSATLKFTRNSAPLRTWRRQEDTTPARLEQGPDSQGTNSLLIAADQPLTASWRARVTLPAGQYRFCADVKISSLKPAQASPPVGVGLRASGDPRHPTAYTTHAPQWTTLVCPVEIAAPFEELELICELRQAAGEVRFALDSLRVEKVPPPPKSSPPQTGP, encoded by the coding sequence ATGCCGCCTCCATCGCCGCCGCCCTCCCGCCACGGGCGGCCCTGGCCCCGGCGTCCCGGCTCCTGGATGATCCTGGCCGGGCTGGGCCTGCTGCTGGGATTTTGCGCCGCCGAGGGGCAGCCGGTTAAAACCAATACCCCGGCAATTTCCGCCACCAACCGCCCGCCCGCTTTCCAGCCGCCGCCCCGCCGGCCCCCCCAGCTCAAGCCCGGCGAAGAGTTGTTCACCACCAACCGCGGCGTCCTGCATCTGCGCCTCCAATTGGAGCCCTCCGCCCTGGAGTCCCTGCGCCGCGACCCGCGCCGTTATGTGCGCGCGCAGCTCTTCGACGGCGACATCCATTACCGCGATGTGGCCGTGCATCTGAAAGGCGCCGCCGGCAGCTTCCGCCACGTGGACGACAAACCCGCCCTCACCATCTCCTTGGACCGCTTCACCCGCAACCAATCCTTCTACGGCCTGAGCAAAATCCACCTCAACAACAGCGTCCAGGACCCCAGCTATATGGCCGAATATATTTGCGGCGTCATGTTCCGCGCCGCCGACGTGCCCGCCCCGCGCGTGGCGCATGCGGTGGTGGAAATGAACGGCCGCAAACTGGGCCTCTACGTGCTCAAGGAGGGTTTCACCAAGGAATTCCTCAGCCTGCATTTCCGCGATCCCTCCGGCAACCTCTACGACGGCGGCTTCGTCAAGGACATCACCGACCCCCTGGAAAAAGACTGCGGCAACGGCCCCGATGACCATTCCGACTTGAAGGCCCTGGCGGCCGCCGCCCAGGAAAAAGACCTGGACCGCCGCTGGGAGCGGCTGTGCAGGGTGCTCGATATGGAGCGCTTCATGAATTACATGGCCATCGAGAACATGACCTGGGACTGGGACGGCTACCCCATGAATCGCAACAACTACCGCATCTACAGCGACCCCACCTCCGGGCGCATGGTGTTCCTGCCCCACGGCACCGACCAGATGTTCAGCCAGCCCGAAGGTCCGCTGCTCAGTCCCCTGCAGGGCATGCTGGCCCTCGCCGTCATGCGCACCGGCGAAGGCCGCCGCCTTTACCGCCAACAATATTATGAGAAATACCAGCGGGTTTATCACGCCGCCGACCTGACCAATCAGTTATGGCACCTTGAGCAGCGCATCAAAAAGACTATCCCCAAGGATTACGCCCACCTCGCTCGCGACCTGGCCGGCCCTGCCCAGGACTTGCGCCGGCGCATCATGGAGCGCGCCCGCAGCATCGAGCGGCAACTTAAAGAACCCCCTTCCGCCACCTTGAAATTCACCCGCAACTCCGCCCCCCTCCGCACTTGGAGGCGGCAGGAGGACACCACCCCCGCCCGCCTGGAACAAGGCCCTGACTCCCAGGGCACCAACTCCCTCCTGATCGCCGCTGACCAACCGCTCACTGCCTCCTGGCGCGCCCGTGTCACCCTGCCCGCCGGCCAGTACCGCTTTTGCGCCGACGTCAAAATCTCCTCCCTCAAGCCTGCCCAGGCCAGCCCGCCCGTGGGCGTCGGCCTCCGGGCCAGTGGCGATCCCCGCCATCCCACCGCCTACACCACCCACGCCCCGCAGTGGACCACCCTGGTTTGCCCCGTGGAAATCGCCGCCCCTTTTGAAGAACTTGAACTCATCTGCGAGCTGCGCCAGGCCGCCGGTGAAGTGCGTTTCGCCCTGGACTCCCTGCGCGTCGAAAAAGTCCCGCCGCCCCCCAAATCATCCCCGCCCCAAACCGGCCCGTAA
- a CDS encoding PIN domain-containing protein: protein MPTAIDTSVLIHAEHAGNLDILLPQGEEGPFYIPAHAAAEFLAGLYPPATPRMQERTRRFYQEYLRDLVDVFGEAEAAELARLNAEMRRMGKPLKFYDAAIAATARARGDKLITSDDDFDRVSNLNLIKI from the coding sequence ATGCCCACGGCGATTGATACCAGCGTTCTCATCCACGCAGAACATGCAGGGAATCTGGACATTCTGCTCCCCCAGGGGGAAGAGGGGCCCTTTTACATTCCGGCCCATGCGGCGGCCGAATTTTTAGCCGGGTTATACCCGCCCGCAACCCCGAGAATGCAGGAAAGAACCAGGCGCTTTTATCAAGAATACTTGCGCGATTTGGTGGATGTGTTTGGGGAGGCTGAAGCGGCGGAGCTTGCCCGGCTAAACGCCGAAATGCGCCGCATGGGGAAACCGTTGAAATTTTATGACGCGGCAATTGCGGCCACCGCAAGGGCGCGTGGTGATAAATTGATTACTTCCGACGATGACTTTGACCGGGTGAGCAACCTGAATTTGATCAAGATTTAG